The Saxibacter everestensis genome has a window encoding:
- a CDS encoding sensor histidine kinase: protein MPLRRVSRADSILRGLAMRIGIMYVGIGWLYLMINDIPLGNRWQEMGDVVSLWLCTLFAIFAITGYLRIGRAASAHAVVFTILCCMGMLVSIAATEQVDEKWTMDSAIHQVLGGGSGAAILGLPPSRRNIVLIGGLFLVVHGLAVVWLAREPQGPSMNLLVLLRGPLTWLVLYFLALVLRRAFSAYESSQEDLTSVWRRVAAEAQKARQTTEANRLLHDTVLSTLAVLAHGGAGVDQQRLREMARSDARTLRGEPAAPQPGFADAGKELLGVIRELVDDQIAGTGPKVLVSGQLSLDAPLDAGTREALLGAIRQAVHNVVQHARADTVVIALSSHESTLRTVITDDGVGFDPRSIPTSRFGIWGSIESRIAERGGQARIFSTPGQGTTISLVVPL from the coding sequence ATGCCACTTCGTCGCGTAAGCCGTGCGGACTCAATCCTGCGCGGGCTGGCCATGCGAATCGGCATCATGTATGTCGGCATCGGCTGGCTTTATCTGATGATCAACGACATTCCGCTCGGCAATCGCTGGCAGGAAATGGGCGACGTCGTTTCCCTCTGGCTCTGCACGTTGTTTGCCATCTTCGCAATCACCGGCTACCTCCGCATCGGTCGCGCTGCATCGGCGCATGCGGTCGTGTTCACGATATTGTGCTGCATGGGCATGTTGGTCAGCATCGCGGCCACGGAGCAGGTCGATGAGAAGTGGACGATGGATTCCGCTATCCATCAGGTGTTGGGCGGCGGCAGCGGCGCCGCAATCCTTGGTCTGCCGCCGTCGCGCAGGAACATCGTCCTGATCGGCGGCCTCTTCCTCGTCGTGCACGGCCTCGCCGTGGTGTGGCTGGCCCGCGAACCGCAAGGTCCCTCGATGAACCTGCTGGTCTTGCTTCGCGGTCCGTTAACCTGGCTGGTGCTGTACTTCCTTGCACTGGTTCTGCGCCGGGCGTTTTCCGCCTATGAGTCGAGCCAGGAAGACCTGACGTCGGTGTGGCGGAGAGTCGCCGCCGAGGCACAGAAGGCTCGTCAGACGACGGAAGCAAATCGGCTGCTGCATGACACTGTGCTCTCCACGCTCGCCGTGCTTGCGCACGGAGGCGCCGGCGTGGACCAGCAGCGGCTGCGTGAGATGGCGAGGAGCGACGCGCGAACCCTGCGTGGTGAGCCGGCTGCGCCACAGCCTGGTTTCGCGGACGCAGGCAAGGAGTTGCTCGGCGTTATTCGCGAGCTTGTCGATGACCAGATTGCCGGCACCGGACCCAAGGTCCTTGTCTCCGGCCAGCTTTCCCTGGATGCTCCGCTGGACGCCGGAACCCGCGAGGCTCTTCTCGGGGCTATTCGTCAGGCCGTGCACAATGTCGTCCAGCACGCCAGGGCGGACACCGTCGTCATCGCGTTGTCCAGCCACGAGAGCACCCTCCGGACTGTCATCACGGACGATGGCGTGGGTTTCGATCCACGGTCGATTCCGACCAGCCGCTTCGGTATCTGGGGTTCGATCGAATCGAGAATCGCAGAGCGCGGCGGACAGGCCCGGATCTTCAGCACGCCCGGCCAGGGTACGACAATCTCGCTGGTGGTTCCGCTGTGA
- a CDS encoding FAD-binding monooxygenase, whose translation MQFHHHGYVSGDPRVQPAAGVGIDRPAELPEEVDVLIVGTGPAGMLAAAQLSQFPNVTTRIVERRPGRLAIGQADGIQARSVETFQAFGFAERIIAEAYAITEMAFWKPDVNDPSRIVRTARTPDDPTGISEFPHLIVNQARVLDYFAEYMVNAPTRMTPDYGYEFRGLEVADEGEYPVTVRLLHTAGPNEGQERAVRAKYVVGADGARSKVRQAIGCTLAGDQANHAWGVMDALAVTDFPDIRTKCAIQSGSGGSILLIPREGGHLFRMYVDLGEVVSDDNGAVRNTSIEEIIQRANEILHPYILDVRNIAWHSVYEVGHRLTDRFDDILPEDRGTRTPRVFITGDACHTHSAKAGQGMNVSMQDGFNIAWKLGHVLEGRSPESLLPTYSAERQVVAKNLIDFDKEWSTLMAKKPEEFEDPAELENFYVSTAEFPAGFMTQYAPSVLVGSSDHQDLATGFPVGKRFKSAPVVRVADTNPIHLGHHATADGRWRIYVFADAAAAGEPSGVADFAEWITNAPESPLAATPSDADPGAWFDVKVIYQQDHHSVDIGAVPGVFKPQVGPLKLTDYEKVYAANPSADIFELRGLDRDGVVVVVRPDQYVANVLPLTATAELGAFFTPLLSDRESEDGPSPALSDGSAQHSSLVNSRV comes from the coding sequence GGGTCCAGCCCGCCGCCGGGGTCGGTATCGACCGGCCCGCAGAGCTCCCCGAAGAAGTAGACGTACTTATCGTCGGCACCGGCCCTGCCGGAATGCTCGCGGCCGCACAGCTTTCGCAATTCCCGAATGTCACTACCCGTATCGTGGAGCGTCGTCCCGGACGGCTCGCCATCGGCCAGGCCGACGGCATCCAGGCCCGCAGCGTGGAAACCTTCCAGGCGTTCGGCTTCGCCGAGCGGATCATCGCCGAGGCCTACGCGATCACCGAAATGGCGTTCTGGAAGCCTGACGTCAACGACCCGTCGCGCATTGTCCGCACCGCCCGGACCCCGGATGACCCCACAGGTATCAGTGAGTTCCCGCATCTCATCGTGAACCAGGCCCGGGTGCTGGACTACTTCGCCGAGTACATGGTGAACGCACCCACCCGTATGACGCCGGACTATGGCTACGAATTCCGAGGCCTGGAGGTTGCGGACGAGGGAGAGTACCCGGTCACCGTGAGACTCCTCCACACCGCGGGTCCGAACGAAGGGCAGGAACGGGCTGTGCGCGCCAAATACGTGGTGGGAGCTGACGGCGCCCGGAGCAAGGTGCGCCAAGCGATTGGTTGCACGCTCGCCGGAGACCAGGCTAACCACGCCTGGGGCGTCATGGACGCACTTGCCGTCACCGACTTCCCCGACATCCGCACCAAGTGCGCCATCCAGTCAGGCTCCGGCGGCAGCATCCTCCTGATCCCGCGCGAAGGTGGCCACCTCTTCCGCATGTACGTTGACCTCGGCGAAGTGGTCTCCGATGACAATGGCGCGGTCCGCAACACCAGCATCGAGGAAATCATCCAGCGGGCCAACGAGATCCTCCACCCCTACATCCTGGACGTCCGCAACATCGCCTGGCACAGCGTCTACGAAGTGGGCCACCGGCTTACGGACCGGTTCGACGATATCCTCCCGGAAGACCGCGGCACCCGCACCCCGCGGGTGTTCATCACCGGGGACGCCTGCCACACGCACAGTGCAAAAGCCGGCCAAGGCATGAATGTCTCCATGCAGGACGGCTTCAACATCGCGTGGAAGCTCGGCCACGTGCTCGAAGGCCGCAGCCCGGAAAGCCTGCTGCCCACCTATTCCGCCGAACGACAGGTGGTCGCCAAGAACCTCATCGACTTCGACAAAGAGTGGTCCACGCTCATGGCGAAAAAGCCCGAAGAGTTTGAAGACCCCGCGGAGCTTGAAAACTTCTACGTCAGCACCGCGGAGTTCCCAGCCGGCTTCATGACGCAGTACGCGCCATCTGTGCTTGTGGGCAGCTCTGACCACCAGGACCTCGCTACCGGCTTTCCCGTAGGTAAACGCTTCAAATCCGCCCCCGTGGTCCGTGTCGCCGACACCAACCCCATCCACCTCGGCCACCACGCCACAGCCGACGGCCGCTGGCGCATCTACGTCTTCGCCGATGCAGCTGCAGCGGGTGAACCGTCAGGTGTGGCGGACTTCGCCGAGTGGATCACAAACGCACCGGAATCACCGCTGGCGGCAACGCCGTCAGACGCTGATCCTGGCGCATGGTTTGACGTGAAGGTGATCTACCAGCAGGATCACCACAGCGTCGATATCGGCGCTGTCCCCGGCGTCTTCAAGCCGCAGGTGGGCCCGTTAAAGCTGACCGACTACGAGAAGGTCTACGCCGCCAATCCCTCCGCGGACATCTTCGAACTCCGCGGCCTGGACCGCGATGGCGTCGTGGTTGTGGTACGCCCCGACCAGTACGTTGCCAACGTCCTGCCCCTGACGGCAACGGCCGAACTCGGGGCTTTCTTCACCCCTCTGTTGTCGGACCGGGAGTCCGAGGACGGTCCATCACCAGCGTTGTCCGACGGCTCCGCCCAGCACTCCTCGCTTGTCAACAGCCGGGTGTAA
- a CDS encoding ABC transporter permease, producing the protein MKTLRQRIFGPAALSFPTWAYLLFFFIIPVALVIWYSFGYKPDQFTTYATDQLSFDRYAEAADPTFLSTFVATLRISVVGTLLCLVIAVPFAYWLAVKVPARRRGLMLALVLVPFWTNFLVRTLGWQVILSPEGFVSHFMQFAGMIDGPLAVLYTRTAVQIGVVYNYLPLMILPLFVAMDRAGVSLREASNDLGAGRWRTLFQVTLPMAAPGIASGCLLVYIPLMGDYITASVLGGAQGSMVGQLVAAQFNAAQNWALGAAMAVVLMLLILATVAIVGAVVLVLQRIIRAGRRVEIVPVNATTAPVNATTAPVNATTVGEQP; encoded by the coding sequence ATGAAAACCCTTCGTCAACGTATTTTCGGGCCGGCGGCACTGTCCTTTCCGACCTGGGCCTACCTGCTGTTCTTCTTCATCATCCCGGTCGCCCTGGTCATCTGGTACAGCTTCGGTTACAAGCCCGACCAATTCACCACGTACGCAACCGACCAGCTTTCTTTTGACCGCTATGCCGAGGCTGCCGATCCGACCTTCCTCTCGACATTCGTGGCAACTCTGCGGATTTCGGTCGTCGGCACGCTGCTGTGTCTCGTGATCGCCGTGCCTTTCGCGTATTGGCTTGCGGTGAAGGTTCCGGCCCGTCGCCGGGGTCTGATGCTGGCGCTGGTTCTGGTGCCGTTCTGGACCAACTTCCTGGTTCGAACCCTTGGCTGGCAGGTGATTCTGTCGCCTGAAGGATTCGTTTCACATTTCATGCAGTTCGCCGGAATGATCGACGGGCCGCTAGCCGTGCTCTATACCCGCACCGCCGTGCAGATCGGCGTTGTTTACAACTACCTGCCGCTGATGATTCTGCCGCTGTTCGTTGCGATGGATCGGGCCGGCGTCAGTCTCCGTGAAGCAAGCAACGACCTGGGAGCGGGCCGTTGGCGAACCTTGTTCCAGGTCACCCTGCCGATGGCTGCGCCGGGCATAGCGTCCGGCTGCCTTCTGGTCTACATACCGCTGATGGGTGACTACATCACGGCGTCCGTGCTGGGTGGCGCGCAGGGGTCGATGGTCGGGCAGCTCGTTGCCGCCCAGTTCAACGCTGCACAGAATTGGGCGCTGGGCGCCGCGATGGCGGTCGTCCTGATGCTGCTGATCCTGGCGACGGTCGCAATCGTTGGAGCGGTCGTGCTGGTCCTGCAGCGGATCATTCGCGCCGGACGCCGGGTCGAGATTGTGCCAGTGAACGCAACGACAGCGCCAGTGAACGCAACGACAGCGCCAGTGAACGCAACGACAGTGGGGGAGCAGCCATGA
- a CDS encoding ABC transporter ATP-binding protein — MTVTMPSHGSAREATATEPGALQIRGVSKHYGDAIAVDQLDLDVRAGEFLSLLGPSGCGKTTLLRMLAGFEEPTSGDVVLAGRSLRGVPAHKRPVNTVFQAYALFPHMTVAENVAYGLRQRRVPRAEINSRVSEALAMVRMDSFATRNPKMLSGGQQQRVALARALVNRPDVLLLDEPMSALDRKLREEMQLELKLLQKQLGITFIFVTHDQEEALAMSDRIVVMYNGRIQQVGTAEDIYSSPASSFVAGFIGKQNFIKVTDAGDGRLSSAEGELLTTAPRPAHQEGTLTAAIRPEAIGVAARPPASSDVTGSTNSIEARLAGVSFLGDVVQYVGLTSTGQEILSRVPRANAPDIAENSQIWFTFDSDCVQVFAQ; from the coding sequence ATGACCGTCACGATGCCGTCACATGGTTCCGCCAGGGAGGCGACAGCCACCGAGCCGGGGGCGCTGCAGATTCGCGGCGTCAGTAAGCACTACGGTGACGCAATAGCGGTTGACCAGCTGGATCTCGATGTGCGTGCCGGAGAGTTCCTCTCACTGCTCGGCCCCTCCGGCTGCGGCAAGACGACGCTGCTTCGGATGCTGGCCGGTTTCGAGGAACCCACCAGCGGCGACGTCGTGCTGGCCGGGCGGTCATTGCGGGGCGTTCCCGCGCACAAGCGGCCGGTGAACACCGTATTTCAGGCCTACGCCCTGTTCCCGCATATGACCGTGGCTGAAAATGTCGCGTACGGACTGCGCCAGCGCCGGGTGCCGCGCGCCGAGATCAACAGCCGGGTCAGCGAAGCCCTTGCGATGGTCCGGATGGACTCATTTGCGACCCGAAATCCAAAGATGCTGTCCGGCGGCCAGCAACAGCGCGTCGCCCTGGCCCGTGCCCTGGTGAACCGGCCCGACGTACTGCTGCTCGATGAGCCGATGTCCGCGCTGGATCGCAAGCTCCGTGAGGAGATGCAGCTCGAGCTCAAGCTGCTGCAGAAGCAACTCGGCATAACGTTCATTTTCGTCACGCATGATCAGGAAGAGGCGCTGGCGATGAGTGACCGGATCGTGGTGATGTACAACGGCCGGATCCAGCAGGTCGGCACGGCCGAAGACATATATTCAAGCCCGGCGTCATCGTTCGTGGCCGGTTTCATCGGCAAGCAGAACTTCATCAAGGTCACCGACGCCGGCGACGGCAGGCTGTCGTCCGCCGAGGGAGAGCTGCTGACCACTGCGCCACGGCCGGCTCACCAAGAGGGAACACTGACCGCGGCAATCCGCCCCGAGGCGATCGGTGTGGCAGCCCGCCCGCCGGCGTCGTCCGATGTGACCGGTTCGACCAACTCCATCGAGGCCCGGCTTGCCGGAGTTTCTTTCCTCGGTGACGTGGTGCAATACGTCGGCCTGACCAGCACCGGGCAGGAAATCCTCTCCCGGGTGCCCCGGGCGAACGCGCCGGATATTGCGGAGAACTCCCAGATCTGGTTCACGTTCGACAGCGACTGCGTGCAGGTGTTCGCCCAATGA
- a CDS encoding ABC transporter permease, producing the protein MSVIERTTEADASAGEAPAGPVSGKRDLPNTALTVWGVLVFAFLFLPILVIVVYSFNNGRLLAAWDSFGFDAYVNGLSNKVIRGAISTSLQAAAGSAIVSTIIGTLGGIALARAKIRAKWALGLTLLLSFTLVTPEIVDAIALLPWFVTLGVDAGVSPLNNGMVRLVIAHSVVSMAVVTFIIRARMAGLDQSLEEAAADLYATPWRRFRDITLPMAGPGILAGALMSFTLSLDNTIVSSFVQQPGFTPWPVYIFSSLRVALRPEIAAVSTLMFILTLVALGVVAYVLRKVGESSTDIVKAMTGS; encoded by the coding sequence ATGAGCGTTATAGAGCGAACGACCGAGGCAGATGCTTCGGCGGGCGAGGCGCCAGCCGGCCCGGTGTCCGGGAAAAGGGATCTGCCGAACACAGCCCTGACTGTATGGGGTGTGCTGGTCTTCGCGTTCCTGTTCCTGCCGATCCTGGTGATCGTGGTGTACTCGTTCAATAATGGCCGGCTGCTTGCCGCCTGGGACAGCTTCGGATTCGATGCGTACGTCAACGGCTTGTCGAACAAGGTGATTCGCGGAGCCATTTCGACTTCACTGCAAGCCGCAGCCGGATCGGCGATCGTCTCGACCATAATTGGAACCCTTGGCGGAATCGCGCTGGCTCGGGCGAAGATCAGGGCGAAGTGGGCGCTTGGACTGACGCTGCTGCTCTCCTTCACCCTGGTTACCCCGGAGATCGTCGATGCGATCGCCTTGCTGCCCTGGTTTGTGACGCTCGGTGTCGACGCCGGCGTATCGCCGCTGAACAACGGCATGGTCCGGCTGGTCATTGCGCACTCGGTGGTTTCAATGGCGGTGGTCACCTTCATAATCCGGGCGCGGATGGCGGGCCTCGATCAGTCGTTGGAGGAGGCCGCCGCCGACCTGTACGCGACGCCCTGGCGCAGGTTCCGGGATATCACCCTGCCGATGGCCGGACCAGGCATCCTGGCAGGTGCGTTGATGTCCTTCACCCTCAGCCTGGACAATACGATCGTTTCAAGCTTCGTGCAGCAGCCCGGATTCACGCCATGGCCGGTTTACATATTCAGCTCGCTCAGGGTCGCGTTGCGGCCGGAGATCGCCGCGGTCTCGACGCTGATGTTCATCCTGACCCTTGTCGCGTTGGGAGTAGTCGCCTACGTGCTACGCAAGGTCGGGGAGAGTTCGACAGACATTGTGAAGGCGATGACCGGATCCTGA
- a CDS encoding DegV family protein, whose amino-acid sequence MSIALVTDSTSGLDLREIEGVQVRIVPLSVIVDAQEYEENVNISPEQISAHLRAGRAVSTSRPSPSAFSDTYLDLQREGITRILSMHLSAELSGTCEAARLAAASVGSAELTVQVVDTQTSGAVLGYALTKSAQAVALGREATSAAPSLTDLGALVTGICSQRSRTLFYVATLEYLRRGGRIGSAASLLGSALAIKPLLHMRDGKVQTLEKVRTEAKALARLKTLSLEAAAGYRDVARSEQRSPRVRFYVQHFDAPEAADRLLEQLLEGASDLSKYSGVHLSAAGDVCEISVVLGAHVGPGMLAVTIVDDGAKPTEE is encoded by the coding sequence ATGAGTATTGCGTTAGTCACCGACTCCACCTCAGGGCTAGACCTGCGCGAGATTGAGGGCGTCCAGGTGCGCATCGTCCCGCTCAGCGTGATCGTCGACGCGCAGGAATACGAAGAGAACGTGAACATTTCACCCGAGCAGATTTCCGCGCATCTTCGTGCCGGGCGGGCGGTGAGCACGTCACGTCCGTCGCCGTCGGCGTTCTCAGATACCTATCTCGACCTGCAACGCGAGGGCATCACCCGAATTCTCTCGATGCATCTGTCGGCGGAACTCTCGGGCACCTGTGAAGCGGCGCGGCTCGCTGCCGCTTCTGTGGGTTCGGCCGAGCTCACGGTCCAGGTTGTCGATACGCAAACTTCCGGTGCTGTGCTCGGCTACGCCCTGACCAAATCGGCCCAGGCAGTCGCGCTTGGCCGGGAAGCAACGTCGGCGGCTCCGTCGCTTACCGACCTTGGTGCGCTCGTGACCGGGATCTGTTCGCAACGTTCCCGGACACTGTTCTATGTGGCCACGCTGGAATACCTGAGACGTGGCGGCCGGATCGGTTCTGCGGCAAGTCTGCTGGGGTCGGCGCTCGCCATCAAACCGCTGCTGCACATGCGTGACGGCAAGGTTCAGACGCTGGAGAAGGTGCGCACCGAGGCGAAGGCGCTCGCCCGGCTGAAGACTCTGAGCCTCGAAGCCGCTGCCGGCTACCGCGACGTCGCGCGCTCAGAACAACGGTCGCCCCGGGTGCGGTTCTATGTGCAGCACTTCGATGCACCGGAAGCGGCTGATCGCCTGCTTGAGCAACTGCTCGAAGGGGCGAGTGATCTCAGCAAGTACAGCGGTGTGCACCTGTCGGCGGCAGGGGATGTTTGCGAAATATCGGTCGTGCTGGGCGCCCATGTCGGCCCGGGAATGCTCGCCGTGACGATTGTGGATGACGGCGCGAAACCCACTGAGGAGTAA
- a CDS encoding polyamine ABC transporter substrate-binding protein: protein MTQIRVLSPRSVSARISRRALLSGFGVLGAGAALGGCGRSKAVATSPAPDGEVESKLNLYSWGDYEDPADIAKVEKAAGITVQSDSFGSNEELIAKLAASRGTSGYDVVVPTGIYIPQMAEHNLLQKLDHSLIPNFANIDPNYRDQAWDPHNEYAVCKCWGTSGYIYDSSKISRPMETWADFLAAAKDEASGELSVMEDAWEVCAVWLAAEGLDINTTSAAELEDCRKALTDDLAPHVKAYLSTVTSGVAQGSFSLMHAFNGDARQAILEVEDAAKWKYVYPTPTANLWMDTWAIATGAPHPDAAHAFINTMLEPEIAVNEVDYIGYHTGIKNLKELASDLELDEPDLVFPDQEILDRLTPAVLRAQEERVRILNEMQSRSGA, encoded by the coding sequence ATGACGCAGATCAGGGTATTGTCGCCACGCTCGGTGAGCGCGCGGATCAGCCGCCGTGCGCTGCTCAGCGGCTTCGGCGTGCTCGGCGCCGGAGCTGCGCTTGGCGGATGCGGCAGATCGAAGGCAGTAGCGACATCTCCCGCACCGGACGGTGAGGTGGAGAGCAAGCTCAACCTCTACAGCTGGGGTGACTACGAAGACCCCGCCGATATCGCCAAGGTCGAAAAGGCGGCCGGCATCACGGTGCAAAGCGACAGTTTCGGCTCCAATGAGGAACTGATCGCGAAGCTCGCCGCTTCCCGAGGCACCTCGGGGTACGACGTCGTCGTGCCGACCGGGATCTACATTCCGCAGATGGCCGAGCATAATCTACTGCAAAAGCTGGACCACTCGCTGATCCCGAACTTCGCCAATATCGATCCCAACTACCGGGATCAGGCATGGGACCCACACAACGAGTACGCAGTCTGCAAATGCTGGGGGACCAGCGGCTACATTTATGACTCCTCGAAGATCAGCAGGCCGATGGAGACCTGGGCGGACTTCCTCGCCGCCGCGAAGGACGAGGCCAGCGGCGAACTCTCCGTGATGGAAGACGCGTGGGAGGTCTGCGCGGTCTGGCTGGCCGCGGAGGGACTCGATATCAACACCACTTCCGCGGCGGAACTGGAAGACTGTCGCAAGGCCCTCACCGACGATCTCGCGCCCCATGTCAAGGCCTACCTGTCCACCGTCACTTCCGGCGTTGCCCAGGGTAGTTTCAGTCTGATGCACGCCTTCAACGGTGATGCCCGGCAGGCGATCCTCGAGGTCGAGGATGCCGCGAAGTGGAAGTACGTCTACCCCACCCCGACTGCAAACCTCTGGATGGACACCTGGGCGATCGCAACCGGGGCGCCGCATCCCGATGCCGCGCACGCCTTCATCAACACGATGCTCGAGCCCGAGATCGCCGTCAATGAGGTGGACTACATCGGCTACCACACCGGGATCAAAAACCTGAAGGAGCTCGCGTCGGACCTGGAGCTGGACGAGCCGGACCTGGTGTTCCCCGACCAGGAAATCCTTGACCGGCTGACCCCGGCGGTCCTCCGCGCCCAGGAAGAACGGGTCCGGATCCTCAACGAAATGCAGTCAAGGAGTGGCGCATGA
- a CDS encoding response regulator transcription factor — MDKVSRLHVAVIDDHRLLLAGMSHWLEADDAVGNCETYSSWRAFTARGSDPDVVLLDLMLNDGIPLESKIDRLNSRGIPVVVISAFAEPQTVIDAVSAGAMGYVSKSEHMATILAAAKAAVRGEMTVTEGLVPLDALNSPEPPRLSEKEREVATLYLGGSGLPVHKVAERIGISVSTTKTHLYRIRRRYEEAGFQVRTQLELRDALARHGYLQP, encoded by the coding sequence GTGGACAAGGTTTCCAGACTCCACGTCGCCGTCATCGACGATCATCGCCTGTTGCTCGCCGGTATGTCCCACTGGCTGGAAGCCGATGACGCGGTCGGCAATTGCGAGACCTATTCCAGCTGGCGCGCCTTCACCGCAAGAGGCTCTGATCCGGATGTCGTCCTGCTGGATCTAATGCTGAACGACGGCATCCCACTCGAGAGCAAAATCGATCGGCTTAATTCACGTGGCATCCCCGTCGTGGTGATAAGCGCCTTTGCAGAACCACAGACGGTTATCGATGCTGTTTCCGCCGGCGCCATGGGTTACGTGTCCAAATCTGAGCACATGGCAACCATTCTTGCTGCCGCGAAAGCTGCGGTCCGCGGCGAGATGACTGTAACCGAAGGGCTTGTCCCACTCGACGCGCTGAACTCCCCCGAACCTCCTCGACTTTCGGAGAAAGAACGCGAGGTCGCCACCCTGTACCTCGGCGGTTCAGGCCTTCCGGTGCACAAGGTGGCCGAACGGATCGGGATCAGCGTCTCGACGACGAAGACACACCTCTATCGAATCCGGCGGCGTTACGAGGAGGCGGGCTTCCAGGTTCGGACCCAACTCGAGCTCAGAGACGCCCTCGCCCGGCACGGGTACCTGCAGCCGTAG
- a CDS encoding response regulator transcription factor has translation MPDVKPRVEVAIVDDHHLALECLARWINDTTSTLHVALGVTTWSDLITHPDYPFDVVLLDVFLNDDIPVKMKIGSLLASGCQVVIISTLIEPQLVQRAISAGALGYLSKDDPPGHIEDVVTSAAKGRLFLTPALIRNLGTAPAEEVPDVTPREQQVAALYSAGHGMTIAEVARELGISSHTAKTHLKNLKLKYAERGIPLHTRLELYAQLVHDYWILTPPRP, from the coding sequence ATGCCTGATGTCAAGCCACGAGTCGAGGTCGCGATTGTTGACGACCATCACCTGGCGCTGGAGTGCCTCGCCCGCTGGATAAACGATACGACGTCGACGCTGCACGTTGCCCTCGGCGTCACCACCTGGTCCGATCTGATCACTCATCCCGATTACCCCTTTGACGTCGTTCTGCTTGACGTCTTCTTGAACGACGATATTCCGGTGAAAATGAAGATCGGATCCCTGCTTGCATCCGGCTGCCAGGTAGTAATCATCAGCACCCTGATCGAACCCCAGCTCGTTCAGCGGGCCATATCCGCAGGGGCTCTCGGCTACCTGAGTAAGGACGACCCGCCGGGTCATATCGAGGACGTTGTCACTTCTGCGGCAAAAGGGCGGTTGTTCCTGACGCCTGCCCTAATCAGGAATCTCGGAACGGCTCCGGCTGAGGAGGTGCCGGATGTCACTCCGCGTGAACAGCAGGTCGCCGCGTTGTACTCTGCCGGGCACGGGATGACGATCGCAGAGGTCGCCCGGGAACTGGGGATTTCCAGCCACACGGCCAAGACGCACTTGAAAAATCTGAAACTGAAGTATGCCGAGCGCGGCATTCCGCTGCACACCAGGCTCGAACTGTACGCACAATTGGTCCATGACTATTGGATCCTGACACCGCCGAGGCCGTAG